One Desulfobacterales bacterium genomic region harbors:
- a CDS encoding tripartite tricarboxylate transporter substrate-binding protein translates to MKKQVFLILLTILIVFVSTTQGDAKPFYDGKVLKIIVATKPGGGYDYWARLVGAYMEKNLPGSTIIVKNVPGAGHVIGTNALYMSKPDGLTIGTFNRAVGLTQLVGMKGVKFDFANFSWLGSPNSEIYSFMVRSDIYKNLDDVLKADNVRLATTGLGAISYITPLLFYQMLGQTNYTVATGYSGAESEMALMRKEMDGTWGSFESLKAVVDGGFGTCVVLIGKKQPAGFEKVPLLKEIIKDEKNKTVVELLNGLNIVGRPFAAPPKVPADRLKVLQDAFYKACHDPEFIKSAAKSEKEVGFVGPDDVDVWAKSMLSLPPDVVKLIKKAYGID, encoded by the coding sequence GTGAAAAAACAAGTATTTTTAATTTTACTTACAATCCTGATTGTATTTGTTTCGACAACCCAAGGTGATGCCAAACCCTTTTACGATGGCAAGGTGCTTAAAATTATCGTCGCCACCAAACCGGGGGGCGGCTATGACTATTGGGCCCGTCTGGTCGGCGCCTATATGGAAAAAAATCTACCCGGCAGCACGATCATCGTTAAAAACGTGCCGGGGGCCGGACATGTCATTGGAACCAATGCCCTCTACATGTCAAAACCGGACGGATTGACCATCGGCACCTTTAACCGGGCGGTGGGCCTGACCCAGTTGGTGGGGATGAAAGGGGTCAAGTTCGATTTTGCCAACTTCAGCTGGCTGGGCTCTCCCAATTCAGAAATCTACAGCTTCATGGTGCGTTCCGATATTTATAAAAATCTGGACGACGTTCTGAAGGCGGATAACGTTCGACTGGCGACGACCGGGCTGGGGGCCATATCCTATATCACCCCGCTCTTATTTTATCAGATGCTGGGACAGACGAATTATACGGTTGCCACCGGCTATTCCGGGGCCGAATCCGAGATGGCGCTTATGCGCAAGGAGATGGACGGCACCTGGGGGTCGTTTGAGAGCCTGAAGGCGGTGGTAGACGGCGGGTTCGGCACCTGCGTCGTGCTCATCGGCAAAAAACAACCGGCCGGCTTTGAAAAAGTTCCCCTGCTGAAGGAAATTATTAAAGACGAAAAAAACAAAACGGTGGTGGAACTGCTGAATGGGCTTAACATCGTCGGCAGACCGTTTGCAGCCCCGCCAAAGGTTCCGGCGGATCGTCTGAAGGTGTTGCAGGATGCCTTTTATAAGGCCTGCCATGATCCGGAATTCATTAAATCAGCGGCAAAATCAGAGAAAGAGGTTGGTTTCGTCGGACCCGATGATGTGGATGTCTGGGCCAAAAGCATGTTAAGCCTGCCGCCGGATGTGGTCAAACTGATCAAGAAAGCGTACGGGATCGATTAA
- a CDS encoding thiamine pyrophosphate-binding protein translates to MMKMTGAGAVVEVLKEEGIQHVFHLPGSQIIDILDEIYQSPIRPIMTRHEQGAAFMAEGYARATRGVGVCMSTVGPGAVNLVAGVAASYKAGTPVIAITGVHDQKMLEKDSFHEIDQVGVFKPITKWSAYVPQSEKIPEMMRKAFRIALTGRKGPVHLAILDNASKGTVNFPRSRPSRYRTQTPPTCPEETIDQMVGLLQKARFPFILAGVDTLWSRAGHDLVELAEAAGIPVGTLRDSWGAFPASHPLGVGMVARSRGEAGNRCIQQADLILALGVKFDFQSTRYSYDIIPQKAKIIHVTNDPEEVGRIYPVKIGAVCDPGPVIKALVKKVKARNIHFNLIDTISEIKKTARKKLDAEVDPKAVPLQPQAIVRTLRKTLPPDTIIVMDGGNFAKHVRRQFDIVEIDTYHYPDDFGSVGASFPMALGVKVACPQRPVACLNGDGAFLLNSQELETAVREKINVLTVVFNDFGFGNVRAYQKTKYECRFMCDHDNPPFDKMARLFKADGAHVESLDQLERAVKKGLRSKKPYIIDVMMTREALEKPGFVGG, encoded by the coding sequence ATGATGAAAATGACCGGCGCCGGAGCGGTGGTTGAGGTTCTCAAGGAAGAAGGAATCCAACATGTCTTTCATCTCCCCGGGTCCCAGATCATCGATATCCTGGATGAGATTTATCAGAGCCCGATCCGTCCCATCATGACCCGCCATGAACAGGGGGCGGCCTTTATGGCCGAAGGGTACGCCCGGGCAACCCGGGGGGTGGGTGTATGCATGTCAACGGTGGGACCGGGCGCCGTCAACCTGGTAGCCGGTGTTGCCGCCTCATACAAGGCCGGGACGCCTGTCATCGCCATTACCGGCGTGCATGACCAGAAAATGCTGGAAAAAGATTCCTTCCATGAGATCGACCAGGTCGGAGTCTTTAAGCCCATCACCAAATGGAGCGCATATGTTCCGCAAAGCGAAAAAATCCCGGAGATGATGCGCAAGGCGTTTCGCATCGCCTTAACCGGCCGCAAAGGGCCGGTTCACCTGGCAATACTGGATAATGCCTCAAAGGGAACTGTCAACTTTCCGCGCAGCCGTCCTTCCCGATATCGTACCCAGACGCCGCCGACCTGTCCGGAAGAGACCATCGATCAAATGGTCGGCCTGCTCCAAAAGGCGCGGTTTCCCTTTATCCTGGCCGGGGTGGATACGCTCTGGTCGAGAGCCGGCCATGATCTGGTGGAACTGGCTGAAGCTGCCGGGATTCCGGTGGGCACTTTGAGGGATTCCTGGGGGGCATTTCCGGCTTCACATCCGCTGGGGGTAGGCATGGTGGCCAGAAGCAGGGGCGAGGCCGGCAACCGGTGCATTCAACAGGCCGATTTGATCCTGGCGCTGGGGGTTAAGTTTGATTTTCAGTCCACCCGCTATTCATATGATATCATACCGCAAAAGGCTAAAATAATTCATGTCACGAACGATCCGGAAGAGGTCGGGCGCATCTATCCGGTTAAAATCGGGGCGGTCTGCGATCCGGGCCCGGTCATCAAAGCCCTTGTTAAAAAAGTGAAGGCCAGAAATATTCATTTTAATTTAATAGACACCATCAGCGAAATCAAAAAGACGGCCCGAAAAAAGCTGGATGCCGAAGTTGACCCTAAAGCAGTCCCGCTTCAGCCCCAGGCGATTGTCCGAACGCTCAGAAAGACATTGCCGCCGGACACGATCATTGTCATGGATGGCGGCAATTTTGCCAAGCACGTGCGCCGGCAGTTTGATATCGTCGAGATCGACACCTATCACTATCCAGATGATTTCGGCTCGGTCGGGGCCAGCTTTCCAATGGCCCTGGGGGTCAAGGTCGCCTGTCCGCAGCGGCCGGTGGCCTGCTTGAACGGCGACGGCGCCTTTCTGTTGAACTCCCAGGAGCTGGAAACCGCCGTACGGGAGAAGATCAACGTGCTCACGGTGGTATTCAACGATTTCGGCTTCGGCAACGTGCGGGCCTATCAGAAAACGAAATACGAATGCCGTTTCATGTGCGACCACGACAATCCGCCATTTGATAAAATGGCGCGGCTGTTTAAAGCAGATGGTGCGCACGTTGAAAGTCTGGATCAACTGGAACGGGCGGTCAAAAAAGGATTGCGCAGCAAAAAACCCTATATCATTGACGTGATGATGACACGGGAAGCATTGGAAAAACCGGGATTTGTAGGAGGCTGA
- a CDS encoding thiamine pyrophosphate-binding protein produces the protein MSEKEPKNGAEIIVDCLKADGVSHVFGVIGSSILDFLDVLYRTPEITYVRAQHEQGAAFMADGYARATGNPGVCTATCGPGVTNMVTGIAGANNESSPVIAILGDIHTKHYGKGPANFHEIDQENMFRPITKMSKRIESVERIEEFMRMAFRTARSGRKGPVYLGIPRNIQKEKATSMMWPKESYRSEAVVLGDPKAIDQACDMLLAAKSAVMLVGGGARWSRAEKEILKLAEVLGIPITASHKGFVTEDHPWSVGVVGMTGNPVAMDVMQDADVVLGLGCTFNQVTTASYTHRVIPEGAKIIQIDIDPLEMGRNFPIALGIVGDLKAVLQEMIKKIDPKASSQKEDRLSKLLAAKEAFEQRLLSEGAESDAMPINRLRLMRDLGKVIDKNAIVSAESGSTHGWFYYGFKSYTPLLEPGDLSCMGSGWCMAMGAHFAFPQRQVVSFIGDGAFMMTLNELATAVDHKIPIVVVVEHNDVYGNVRRKQIEHFDKRFAGSELYIPDLAKVAQAFGAHGERVEKPQEIIPAMERALSSGKPSVLDVIVDKSWDSLEPSVKLRVKDRY, from the coding sequence ATGAGCGAAAAAGAGCCTAAAAACGGAGCCGAGATTATTGTGGATTGCCTCAAGGCCGATGGGGTCAGCCATGTTTTCGGCGTTATCGGCAGCAGTATTCTGGATTTTCTGGACGTCCTTTATCGCACCCCGGAGATTACCTATGTCCGCGCCCAGCATGAACAGGGAGCCGCTTTCATGGCCGACGGCTACGCCCGCGCAACCGGAAACCCCGGCGTCTGCACCGCCACCTGCGGTCCCGGCGTCACCAACATGGTGACCGGCATCGCCGGCGCCAACAACGAATCTTCACCGGTTATTGCGATCCTGGGGGATATCCATACCAAGCATTACGGTAAAGGGCCGGCAAATTTTCACGAAATCGATCAGGAGAATATGTTCCGACCGATTACGAAGATGAGCAAACGGATCGAAAGTGTCGAACGCATCGAAGAGTTCATGCGCATGGCCTTTCGCACCGCCCGGAGCGGCCGCAAGGGCCCCGTTTACCTGGGGATACCCCGAAACATTCAAAAAGAAAAAGCCACGAGTATGATGTGGCCGAAGGAAAGCTACCGATCGGAAGCAGTTGTTTTGGGCGATCCCAAAGCCATTGATCAGGCCTGTGATATGCTGCTGGCGGCAAAATCCGCCGTAATGCTGGTGGGCGGCGGCGCGCGCTGGTCCAGGGCTGAAAAGGAAATATTGAAGCTGGCCGAAGTTTTAGGAATTCCCATTACAGCCAGTCATAAGGGGTTTGTGACCGAAGACCATCCCTGGTCGGTGGGTGTGGTGGGGATGACCGGAAACCCGGTTGCGATGGATGTGATGCAGGATGCAGACGTCGTTCTGGGACTGGGTTGCACATTTAACCAGGTGACGACAGCCAGCTATACCCACCGCGTCATACCGGAAGGGGCCAAAATTATCCAGATCGATATCGATCCTTTGGAGATGGGCAGAAACTTTCCCATTGCACTGGGCATCGTGGGCGATTTAAAAGCCGTCTTGCAGGAAATGATAAAAAAGATCGACCCCAAAGCGTCTTCACAAAAAGAAGACCGTTTAAGTAAACTCCTGGCTGCCAAAGAAGCATTTGAGCAGCGGCTGTTGTCCGAAGGGGCTGAATCCGACGCAATGCCCATTAACCGGCTGCGCCTGATGCGGGATCTCGGCAAGGTTATCGACAAAAATGCCATTGTTTCAGCCGAGTCCGGTTCCACCCACGGCTGGTTTTACTACGGCTTTAAGAGCTATACGCCATTGCTGGAGCCTGGAGATTTGAGCTGTATGGGCAGCGGCTGGTGCATGGCCATGGGTGCCCATTTTGCGTTTCCGCAGCGGCAGGTGGTATCTTTTATCGGGGACGGCGCCTTCATGATGACCCTCAATGAACTGGCGACTGCGGTGGACCATAAGATCCCCATCGTGGTGGTGGTTGAACACAACGACGTCTACGGCAACGTGCGCCGCAAGCAGATTGAGCATTTTGACAAACGCTTTGCCGGCAGTGAGCTTTATATTCCGGACCTGGCCAAGGTTGCCCAGGCCTTTGGCGCACACGGCGAGCGGGTTGAAAAACCGCAGGAAATCATACCGGCCATGGAAAGGGCATTGTCATCAGGCAAACCCTCAGTCTTAGACGTTATTGTCGATAAATCATGGGACAGTCTGGAGCCGTCCGTAAAGCTTCGCGTCAAGGATCGGTACTGA